CTGATGTTAATTTAAAACAATATAAGAAAATTGAACAAGAATGGGCTGTTGCTTTGAAAGAAATACCCCCAAAAGAAGTAACAATTAATTTAGAAGTAATATACTCCGGGAATAATGTGAGGCCGGAAAAATTCTTAGTAAAATACACAATTGATGGTGAGTCGTTCTCTGAAGTCCTTTTAAACTAATCTAAGGAGTCAAAACTAGATGAATACTTTTGAAGATAGATTTAGTAAATTGCAAGCTGATATGATATCCATATGTATGGAGTATATTGAAGAGAGGGCGGATAAAATATATGTATACGCTTCATGTGAGGAAAGCATTATTTCGAGTAAATTTTTTTATTTAATTAATAATAAGTATGTGAAGCCTCATAAAGTGAATGATGTATTGGCGAATGAGGATGAAAGATATAATGTATCTTCGGAACGCCAGTTTATGGTATTAGATATCTTAAATGAAGATATTGAAAAAATTAAAGAATTATGTTTGGATTATGAAAAAGACATGCCTACTGAAATGAAGTTAATATATGATGTTAAGAGTGGCAAATACAAAGCTGAATACAAGTATGATTTAGTTTATACTAATCATGAAACTAAAACGGCTCGTCAGATTGCTGATGAATGGTTTGAAGAGGTAAAAAAAAATAACCTTTAATGAAACCTAAAAAACTAATAAATAAAATTCTAAGATACAAACAGAATAGCTTACTCTTCTTATTGTGTAATTGTCCGGTATTAATTTATCTAAACAATCACTGTGAATGACGAAGAGCCAAAATATTCTTAAACATGAAAAGAGAAAAGACAGATAAACAAATTGACACTTGATTGTCTTTTTAGACGTCAAGTGTTTTTACTTTTATAGTTTACTTGTCAATTGTTTGCTTGAATTTCAAATATAAATGTAAGATATTTAATACACAAATCATTCAAGGTCCATATTCAAGGTCCATTATAAAACCGAAATGTGAATTTACGGGTTGGTGACCACCAATAACTTCGGTGAATATTTAACCAGTCAAGATATGTTCGGCAACCCTTTAACAGATGCCCAAAGACAAGATAGTTTACATGGTGACCTATTAGGCTTAACCATTGGTAAGGTCGCTCATTCAGTAAATAGGTAGGACTCAGGTCAAACACTATTCCCAGACAGCAATGCCTATGTTGGACAAAAAGTCACCTAATTCCAGCAAGCGTTATCCAAATTAAGATCAAATTTTAGTCAGGTGAAGGTTCTTTCTGGTTTTATTGCCAAGAAAATTACTTCAATTGCAAGATAAAAATCCTCCAAGATCATATTCAAATTCAAATCAGTAAAATAGTTATTTCCCTTTACTTCTGTTGTAGAAAAATGAATGGATTCCTCCTTTCCTTCAAATAGCATTACCCAGTAAAGGTAGCCTTCTTGTTTTTCTTGATTGTCTTCTGGTATAAATTGAACGGTTTTTATTTTTGTTACCTTTAACACATCTCCGTCATACAATTCTTCAAATGTTGTTGGTTTTAATCCGCATGCTGAAAGTAAAAGAAATATAACGACTAGTACTTTTTTCATTTACAAACACCTTCTAATTTACATTGTCTACATTATTTTATTACAAATATATTTCATTTATAGTATTTTAGTCTATTTAAGTGTATAATATTAGAAAAATATTGTGATATATTACTTGATACCAGAAGGTGGTTATATGTCATTTACTGCTCACATAAGAAATGATGATCAGTGTATTCAAACTATTGAAGACCATCTCCAAGCAGTAAAAGAACTAGCGGGATTATTTGGTTCTAAAATAGGTTTTAGCAGTACAGCTGCTCTTACTGGGTTACTCCATGACATGGGGAAACTCTGTAATGAATTCAATGATTATATTTATTTAGCGGTTCATGATCCAGAGAATGCTCCTCCTAGAGGTAGTGTTGACCATGCTACAGCGGGTGCAAAGTTTATTTATGAAACTGTACAAAAAGATAAAGGAAATCAATTGCTAGCTGAAATTGTGAGTAATGTTGTCATGTCCCATCACTCAAGTTTACACGATTTTCTTTCACCAAAATTAGAGTCACCCGTGTTAAAGAGGTTGGCCAAGGATGACTTGCCGCAATATCCACGTGTCTGCAATGAATTCGAGCGATTACAATTTCATATCCAAACAGAAGAATTAGTAAAACACTCCTTAGAAGAACTTCGCCCTTTCCTTCAAGATTCTGCACCAGAGAAAATACTTATTTCATTAACGTTGCTTACAAAGTATCTATTTAGCTGCCTAATTGATGCGGATCGAATAAATACAAGAAATTTTGAATTAAAGGAACCTCACTACAAGAAACCAGATCATTCATTACTTTTTAAACATTACCATTCTACTCTACTAAACTATTTACAAGGAAAAGGTACTTCCAAAAGCAAAATTAATCATTTACGTGCTAAGATGTCTATGCAATGTGAGGAGGCAGCTTATATGCCTTCAGGAATCTACACATTATCCATTCCCACAGGGGGAGGAAAAACTCTATCAAGTCTTCGTTATGCATTAAAACATGCGATTGAACACAATAAAGATCGCATTATTTATATTATTCCTTATACAACGATAATTGAACAGAACGCTGAAGAAGTAAGAAATATCCTTAATGATGATGAACATATTTTAGAACACCATTCAAACGTTATAGAGGACATTAACGAAGAAAAAATTAATTATATGCAAGAAAAGGCACCTAAACTCGCAAAAGATAATTGGGATTCACCAATTATTTTCACTACTATGGTCAGATTTTTGGATACATTTTTTTCAGGTGGAACGAGAGACATTAGAAGACTACATAACCTTGCAAATTCCATTATTATCTTTGATGAAGTGCAATCTGTACCGATAGAATGTGTTTCTTTGTTCAATGAATCACTTAATTTCTTAAAAAAACATTGTCATACAGCTATTCTTTTATGTACAGCTACTCAACCAGCACTTGATTTTGTTGAAAGAAAACTAGATTGTATTGATGGTGAATTAATAAAAAATATTAAAGACGTGACCTTAGCCTTTAAAAGGGTGGATTTAATAGATAAAACA
This portion of the Bacillus carboniphilus genome encodes:
- a CDS encoding immunity protein YezG family protein, whose protein sequence is MNTFEDRFSKLQADMISICMEYIEERADKIYVYASCEESIISSKFFYLINNKYVKPHKVNDVLANEDERYNVSSERQFMVLDILNEDIEKIKELCLDYEKDMPTEMKLIYDVKSGKYKAEYKYDLVYTNHETKTARQIADEWFEEVKKNNL
- the cas3 gene encoding CRISPR-associated helicase Cas3', with the protein product MSFTAHIRNDDQCIQTIEDHLQAVKELAGLFGSKIGFSSTAALTGLLHDMGKLCNEFNDYIYLAVHDPENAPPRGSVDHATAGAKFIYETVQKDKGNQLLAEIVSNVVMSHHSSLHDFLSPKLESPVLKRLAKDDLPQYPRVCNEFERLQFHIQTEELVKHSLEELRPFLQDSAPEKILISLTLLTKYLFSCLIDADRINTRNFELKEPHYKKPDHSLLFKHYHSTLLNYLQGKGTSKSKINHLRAKMSMQCEEAAYMPSGIYTLSIPTGGGKTLSSLRYALKHAIEHNKDRIIYIIPYTTIIEQNAEEVRNILNDDEHILEHHSNVIEDINEEKINYMQEKAPKLAKDNWDSPIIFTTMVRFLDTFFSGGTRDIRRLHNLANSIIIFDEVQSVPIECVSLFNESLNFLKKHCHTAILLCTATQPALDFVERKLDCIDGELIKNIKDVTLAFKRVDLIDKTTKKGWDTEGLADFIEEKMEHEESILCILNTKKVVRLLFDSLSERNLDADIYHLSTTMCAAHRKEILEKVKRKLDAKERVICLSTQLIEAGVDISFGSVIRSLSGLDSIAQAAGRCNRHKEKEVGNVYIINHREENLDNLKTIKVGKKITYKMLFDRKGDLSDVLSSQTIEHYFQLFYNELEDELDYYIPSLKNNMMSMLDRNKQYYQEYFHKTGKSLPLIQKSAIGTAANHFQVIQSAAHTVIVPYGEGNEIIADLNENLSIEKLSTTLKKAQQYSIGVYEHELNKLSISHGIEYLHDGRFIELKEKFYDERYGLNVEGDAEMRFLDL